Part of the Isachenkonia alkalipeptolytica genome is shown below.
CGGTATTCGGTCCGATGCTTTTGTCCTGTCCTCCACATACTTCCCATCGTGCACAATGGGGACCGCAATCAAGACATCTTCCGCCGTTGATAACCATCTCCATCATCTTCGGAGTATTAACATAAGCCGCATCATGCCAACCGTATTCTTTGCCCGGAAGACTGGGTTCTACACAGCCTACCACCACATAGTCTCTGGCCTCTTCAAGGGTCATGCCTTTACGCTGCATGGCTTTAATCGTGGGACCGTCATTAAAGATCTTGGGATGACCATACCCTGCACGGATACACTCCACGGTTTTGATCTTCAGTTCCTCCGGTGTATCCTCATGCATCCGTACGCAAACCCAGGGATTCATCATACGGGTATGAGCGGAACCTTCCAATATCAGCATAGTCAGATCATTTGTTGCATCCTTGCCCTGTTGATCCACACCGCCGATGGTCAAACTTTCCCCGCCGAAACCGCGACCGTTTCGCACCAGTACCGTTCCTTTATCCTTTAATTTTGTAGGATTGTTCATCTTAACGAACTCCACTTCCAAAAGTTCTAAAGCAAACGCCTTCGTCAAGGTACCTTTTTGCATATCCGCCTCATAATAAGGAGATAGCCACTGGTCCATCCGGCCATAAGAGATGGAATGTCCGTTACTCTCCACCTGGATTAAGGTCGTTGCAAAATTAAAGAGTTGTAATGCCTGCCAAAAAGTCTTTGGAACCCCTCCGGCGATTTGATAACAGTTCAAAGCCATGGTGTTCAGTTCTTTTTTTCTTTTAGGATCCTCTTCCTTTTCAGCCAGACTCTCCGCCAGCTTTCCATAGCGGCCGATATACTTTTTCGCCGCTTCGTGCATAATGATCATCGCTTGATAGAAATCCCGTTTTTCTCCATAGTCCGGATCTTTTTTATCCAGGTTATTCAAATTTCTTGTTGCGATTTCAATCAAGCCGGTGTAGCCGATTTTCATCAGTTTTTTGTAATCTATGGATAAATGGCCCACCCCTGCATAATGGTGAAGATTGGTTTGAAAAATCTTTTTCCCCATTTGAGAGCCTTTCATTTGATCCTCTTCTAATCTGGAATTCACATGATCTTCAACAGTTCTTCCCTGCCAATACCGACAAAGCTCTACAATTTCTTCTCGTTCTTCATCATTTCTGATATAAAATTGGTCATTGGCCCGCTCCTCAAAGGGGGAATGTAGAATTTCATCAATGATCCAGTTTACGGAAAACTCGGGATAGATCGGTGAAGCTTTCGCCGGTGCTGCAATTTCTCCAAGGATAATGTCCTGTTCATAGATGTGTAAGGTTGTGTTAAGTAATACATTCTCAAAAGCATAGGCGCATTGAAGCTTTCTCGGTGCTCCCTCATGTTTTTTATAAGCCTCGGTCACCAGTCTTAGTCGTTCCACATCAATTTCATAAGGCCGGTCCAGAAACTTTTGTCTCAGATAGTTCACCCTGGGAAATGGAGACCAGTCTTCATGATTTACTTGATAACCCAGACTATAGGTCTGATCATAAGGCTGGGTTCCTTCTGCTTTCCTACGATTCATATTCATTACAACACCTCCGTTTATATTTATGCCGCCAATTGATATACTTGCTGTTACTGTTTTTCCTTTGTTCCTACCTGGCAATGAATCCCCCGATGGTTAAAGTATGCTGCAATCTCCCCAACCTTCTTTTGAAAGGATTCCCGGTCAAGCTTTACATGATCCATTCCATAGGGCATTCCCAAGGATTGGTATTTTTCTTCTCCCAGACGCATAAAGCTTAAAAGTTGTAAAGTTCTCACCTTGCCGTCGAGATCATTGAGAATAAAGTCCGCCGTGGCTTTGATATTGGCTTTATCATCATTCACCTCCGGAATAACGGGTATTCTCAAAATGATTTCCCGATCGGTGCCTGCAATCCTCTGAAGGTTTTTTAATATTATTTCGTTCCCTACCCCAGTGTGTTTTTCATGAATTTGCCTATCCATGTGCTTAATGTCTGAAATAATGAGATCCGTATAAGGCAAAATCTTTTGGATTTCTTTCCAATCGCCGTGAAAGGATGACTCCAAACAGGTATGAATCCCCTCTTCTTTACAAGCCTTAAACAAGGCCGCCACAAAGTCACTTTGAACCAGAGGCTCTCCCCCGGAAACGGTAACCCCGCCGCCGGAACGGTCATAATATCCTTTATCTTTTCGGATCTCTACCATGCACTCTTCCACAGTCTTTATTTTCCCCCATTGCTTAATGGCATCGGAAGGACAAGCATCATAACAGGCGAGACAACCGGTACATTTCCTTCGATCAATGGAAGTGAGTTTTCCCTCGTTAAAACTCAATACCCCCTCCTCGGGACAAGCCTCTACACATAAGCCGCATTTTTCATACGAAATGCACTTCGACTCATATACCCCCGGCTCTATGTAAGGCTTTAAACTTTCAGGGTTGCTGCACCACTCACATTTCAGGGGACATCCTTTCAAAAACAGTTCTGTACGCATCCCCGGACCATCATGGATTGTAAATCGCTGGACATTCGTAATTATTCCTTTTTGTAACATTTTTCACTCACCCCCTACTTCAATTTTCATCATGATATAAAGCACGGTAGACACTTTATGAATCTTGCTAATTGTTTAACATGGTCAGTATATCTTGGTTAATTATTTAACACAATCAGGAATCCGCGTTATTTCATATAGGGAATGTTCCCTATTTTACATTTTGATTTTGGTGTATAAAAAAAGCGTCTCGAAGACTTCTTCGAGACGCTTTTTTGGAAACTCCGTTCTTATTCTTTTTTATCCTCTAATAATTTGTACAGTTCAAAACGACTGTTTACGCCACATTTCGTATAGATATTTTGTACATGTTTTTTTACGGTGTGGTAGCTAACCACAAGTTCTTCGGCAATGGCCTTATACGTCAGTCCATCGTACATCAGCTCCGCAACTCGCTGTTCCGCCGGGGTCAGAATCCGTATCTTCTTGGGATTTCTCTTAAGCTTTTCTTTCGTTTTTCCCGAAATCGTAATCCAGCGATAACGATCAATAATTCCATTGGAGTACCCTTGATCATGAATATATATTCTGAAAATATAACCTTTAATTTCACGAATTTGAACCCCTTCTTTTCCAAGCTTATCATCCTCATCTCCCAGCAAAAAAGGGAGCCAGGTGCAGGATTTTGTACTTTTGATCTGTTCCACAACCCAGGGGCCGTATACCTCTTTTAGACATTCAATGGCATTCTCATTGTAACTCATTACATTCATAAATTTATCGGTTATCAAATAAGCTTTTTCACCGGATGCAATGATCTCATTTTGAATATTCAAGACAATTTTCGCCTGTTCGTGCTTCTTGAAGTTTTTGTAAGAATTGGCTATATAAACATAGATTTTTTCGAGAAGGTCCGCTTCTTGATCCGTAAAATCCCCTTCTTCCGAAGATTTAAGAAAAACAACCTGAATGTAGGCATTAATACCAAAGGCCAGTGACATACTATAATGGGCTTGAAAATTTTCTTCAATAAAGGCCACATAGGGGGATTGGTCGTAGTTCCCGGGTTCGATCAAATCCGTGGATTTATACAGTCGCGGGTTCACATTAAAATAGGTCAAATCATCACTCACCGCCTCCTTGTAAATTTTATCTCTGATCTGATCATTTTTGAAATAAGATCGGTAAGGATGTTCTTTTCCATCGACTAAAAGACCTTCGCTATTGATCCAGGATAAAAATTCCCCGTTTGTATCAAAGTAAGCAATCACCACATTTGTAAGACCAAAATTTCTACCTAAGGAGTCCAGTAGAACATAACTAAAAAATTCCGACGATGAAATTTGATGTTCGGACATTTCCGAAAAAAAATCCATGTTATTAACTTTTTCCTGTCTCATATTGTCCTCCTTGGTTAAATTTTTTTAAACCGACATCAATAGTCAAGATTATTACATTGCCTTCAATTACAGCATCCACTCCAATTATTAATATCTTATCAATTAATTTTCATTTTGTCTATGAAAGGGGCTTGAGAGTTGATATTTACTACAGGCATTTTTTTTGATAAAGATTTTTTGATAATAGTTTGACAGCAAACCATTTTTTGTTGTATATTTTT
Proteins encoded:
- the hpfH gene encoding (2S)-3-sulfopropanediol dehydratase activating enzyme, giving the protein MLQKGIITNVQRFTIHDGPGMRTELFLKGCPLKCEWCSNPESLKPYIEPGVYESKCISYEKCGLCVEACPEEGVLSFNEGKLTSIDRRKCTGCLACYDACPSDAIKQWGKIKTVEECMVEIRKDKGYYDRSGGGVTVSGGEPLVQSDFVAALFKACKEEGIHTCLESSFHGDWKEIQKILPYTDLIISDIKHMDRQIHEKHTGVGNEIILKNLQRIAGTDREIILRIPVIPEVNDDKANIKATADFILNDLDGKVRTLQLLSFMRLGEEKYQSLGMPYGMDHVKLDRESFQKKVGEIAAYFNHRGIHCQVGTKEKQ
- the hpfG gene encoding (2S)-3-sulfopropanediol dehydratase, which translates into the protein MNMNRRKAEGTQPYDQTYSLGYQVNHEDWSPFPRVNYLRQKFLDRPYEIDVERLRLVTEAYKKHEGAPRKLQCAYAFENVLLNTTLHIYEQDIILGEIAAPAKASPIYPEFSVNWIIDEILHSPFEERANDQFYIRNDEEREEIVELCRYWQGRTVEDHVNSRLEEDQMKGSQMGKKIFQTNLHHYAGVGHLSIDYKKLMKIGYTGLIEIATRNLNNLDKKDPDYGEKRDFYQAMIIMHEAAKKYIGRYGKLAESLAEKEEDPKRKKELNTMALNCYQIAGGVPKTFWQALQLFNFATTLIQVESNGHSISYGRMDQWLSPYYEADMQKGTLTKAFALELLEVEFVKMNNPTKLKDKGTVLVRNGRGFGGESLTIGGVDQQGKDATNDLTMLILEGSAHTRMMNPWVCVRMHEDTPEELKIKTVECIRAGYGHPKIFNDGPTIKAMQRKGMTLEEARDYVVVGCVEPSLPGKEYGWHDAAYVNTPKMMEMVINGGRCLDCGPHCARWEVCGGQDKSIGPNTGSLETYQSFDEVLNSVDQQFDYWCDQMSSSLNIIDRAHRSLKPVPYVSAFFEECLASGKDLSEGGAKYNGVGPQASGIATCADTLATIKQLMFDEKRKTGGEILQAVKDNWAGHEQIYALVNSSKVHHYGNDDDYADELFKYMFECYCRNINGRKNIRGGEFSPGVYSVNANVAMGLSTNATPDGRKAGEPISDNMGPVHTDGGSHDIAGPTALVNSLTKVDHSLATNGTLMNLRFPEEAVAGEEGRDNLASFIDEYLAKQAMHVQFNIMSAETMKAAQKKPEDYKDMLVRVAGYSAYFVELGKPLQKDLIQRTELHF
- a CDS encoding LuxR C-terminal-related transcriptional regulator, translating into MRQEKVNNMDFFSEMSEHQISSSEFFSYVLLDSLGRNFGLTNVVIAYFDTNGEFLSWINSEGLLVDGKEHPYRSYFKNDQIRDKIYKEAVSDDLTYFNVNPRLYKSTDLIEPGNYDQSPYVAFIEENFQAHYSMSLAFGINAYIQVVFLKSSEEGDFTDQEADLLEKIYVYIANSYKNFKKHEQAKIVLNIQNEIIASGEKAYLITDKFMNVMSYNENAIECLKEVYGPWVVEQIKSTKSCTWLPFLLGDEDDKLGKEGVQIREIKGYIFRIYIHDQGYSNGIIDRYRWITISGKTKEKLKRNPKKIRILTPAEQRVAELMYDGLTYKAIAEELVVSYHTVKKHVQNIYTKCGVNSRFELYKLLEDKKE